One segment of Nostoc flagelliforme CCNUN1 DNA contains the following:
- a CDS encoding efflux RND transporter periplasmic adaptor subunit, with the protein MYFPGKSKKKFQTGVKWLVWSATLTLVGTSGWFVYIKSFNKSTEPLAVPTISVDSDNVEITINESGTLQLGNQQALKSPGEVTIEKVLIKLGDRVKSGQQLVIFRNPEGQKNLTDSDLRIRKQEFILIRSREKAVEAQNKLAVAQKEMREPVTQKQLEMQEQELNLARSRDQVVDAKEKQVAAIKELQDVEVLAAKGFISTNELEQQQEKVRETKSAVKQAELTIISETLQLQRLTLELKRQTEEQQKVVDAQSQLREALSTVNTESEELRRLQIERQNLQKEVQKNILTAPFTGKVLDLKIQDGDGVKSGDTLLTLGDPTQEIVKLELVTLDAAKVKVNQPARIKVLGPNAQDFSGRVTSLYPQAIGSGGSSGLSFSLSGSAKVPATIKLDKPSGTLIPGSQVSVEILVQQRQKVVAVNVEAIQRSEPEPFVWVRDNQGLVQKRKVTLGLEVGC; encoded by the coding sequence ATGTATTTTCCCGGTAAAAGTAAAAAGAAATTTCAAACCGGAGTTAAATGGTTAGTTTGGTCTGCAACTCTAACTTTGGTAGGTACTAGTGGTTGGTTTGTGTATATCAAAAGTTTCAATAAATCAACTGAGCCTCTAGCAGTGCCTACAATCAGCGTAGACTCTGATAACGTAGAAATTACAATCAATGAGAGTGGCACCTTACAATTAGGAAATCAACAAGCCCTGAAGTCTCCCGGAGAAGTTACGATAGAGAAGGTATTAATAAAACTGGGCGATCGCGTTAAGTCTGGTCAGCAATTAGTAATTTTCCGCAACCCAGAAGGACAAAAAAATCTTACAGACTCCGATTTACGAATTCGCAAACAGGAATTCATTCTAATACGCAGTCGAGAGAAAGCTGTGGAAGCGCAAAACAAGCTTGCCGTAGCGCAAAAGGAGATGCGGGAGCCTGTAACACAAAAACAGCTAGAAATGCAAGAACAGGAGCTAAACTTAGCACGTAGCCGCGATCAAGTTGTCGATGCAAAAGAAAAACAGGTTGCAGCTATTAAAGAACTTCAGGATGTGGAAGTTTTGGCAGCAAAAGGCTTTATTTCGACCAATGAACTCGAACAACAACAAGAAAAAGTCCGTGAAACAAAGTCTGCTGTGAAACAGGCTGAATTAACAATCATTAGCGAAACGCTTCAACTCCAGCGTCTGACTTTGGAGTTGAAGCGCCAAACAGAAGAGCAACAGAAGGTTGTGGATGCACAGTCACAATTGCGAGAGGCTCTCTCAACTGTAAACACTGAAAGCGAGGAACTCCGACGCCTACAAATAGAGAGACAAAATCTTCAGAAGGAAGTGCAAAAAAACATACTCACCGCACCCTTCACAGGTAAAGTCCTTGACTTAAAAATCCAGGATGGGGACGGTGTAAAATCTGGTGATACGTTACTTACTTTGGGCGATCCGACGCAAGAAATTGTGAAACTGGAGCTAGTGACTCTAGATGCGGCCAAAGTTAAAGTCAACCAACCAGCGCGGATCAAAGTTCTTGGCCCCAATGCTCAGGATTTTAGCGGACGAGTCACCAGCTTGTATCCCCAAGCGATCGGTTCTGGGGGCAGCAGTGGATTAAGTTTTAGTTTATCAGGTTCAGCTAAAGTCCCCGCCACTATCAAGTTAGACAAACCCAGTGGTACTTTAATCCCTGGTAGCCAAGTCAGTGTCGAAATTCTCGTACAGCAACGGCAGAAGGTAGTAGCTGTAAACGTAGAGGCAATTCAACGCTCCGAACCAGAGCCTTTTGTCTGGGTACGGGACAACCAAGGCTTGGTTCAAAAGCGGAAAGTCACCCTTGGGCTAGAGGTAGGCTGTTGA